One Zingiber officinale cultivar Zhangliang chromosome 10B, Zo_v1.1, whole genome shotgun sequence genomic window, ATAGCCTTTCTCAGTCATGATCATGCTCTTCTTACCACAATCAAAGAAAAGTTTATGTACATATACAATGCATTGCTTGGTTAAAGCTAGCAttttttgttagtttgtttttgtctgGAAGTTTGGCACTTTGAACTACAATGGAGCAGTGGGTCATTTACTCATCTTGACATGCCATTGTTGGCTAGCTAAGTATATCATTTTCCACATCGTCTCATCTTTAACAAAAGGTTTTTGGTCTTTTGCCACGAGGGTGTAGGCGGTTCCTCTTATTGTCATTGATATCTGCTACTCATTGTTCTCGTGTGATCATGGAAGTGGAATTGGATGTCATTCTCCCTAACTCTGAAGAAAAGGAAACATTTTGTGTCGCAGACTCCTAGTTAGCTCTCTTTTATTGTCAATTCTTTTCTGTTGGGAAAAAAATTTCCTCTATTTTCTCCTGTTAAACGTTTTTCTGCTTTCCGTGCTAATATGAAATTTGGAAAAGTAAACCTCATGTACTAGGTAACCATGTAAACTAAACGTTGACACCCTCAACCTTACATCTCCATCTCTTTCAGTACCAGTAGAAAATTGATTGGCCTAGTACAATCGTCTTTGATTTCACTGAGTCATGGTCTTGTGTCAGATTGATTGGCTCTATTCGGAAAATAAatattgaaaatgatttttaattgaaAACTAAACTAAATGTGCAAATCAAGTAGGCCTCTTGGCTCCTAGTTGATCAGTCGTTTTGATTTTTGAACCGGCCAAATTGAGCAAGTAAAGTTGCTGGACATTGCTGGGCAGGCTCTCTCGTTTGCCATCTATAGACGTCTGGAAAACAATACGTTGCCACAtacaattcttttaaaatcagaCAAACAGTTGAATCAGTAGGCCAGTGgctttgtttttttaattaaaataaactctGTTGAATATAAGAAAGTATCTGTATTCTGTTTATAATAATTCTGAAAGATCCAAATTGATTTGCAACAAAGTTTGCgttttgaaattgaaaaaaaaaatacaattgacttgttcattaaattatttttaaacatcTTAGTGACCAAATTAGTAATTTTAAAAAGTTCATAgtgattaaaattaataattctaaaTTAGCACCCAAAAAAGAGGAATAACAAGCAAAATTTTATCACGTTTATTatgttttagaaaatttatttgataaaacatCATGTCTAAAAAGGGATCAATTTAAATTTGATCAGGTAGTTTATAAATCAACTCGCGTTCCCTGCATATCATTTTGTAAGGTGTACAAATCAGCTTGCGCCTAGATTTTAATCATTataaatttctaaatattttaaatataatatatttttatttaaaaagatttattttcatGAAAAGAATATTTCCAAACTATAAACTTATCTGTAATTAAAATGCTCTTTAAAAACAAAATATCTGGATAATTATGAGCTAAAATATCCTAATTAGAATATTAATAACTTTTATAAAGATTTCTAAATGATAAAGACCGCACTTTTGTCAAATTTCTATTCTAATATTTAATCACAACATACCCAAGAATATCTTTTTGTCAAATTATCAATTTTCTATTCATAAAGAAtaaccaattttttttatttttaaatactcATCGTTATATATTCATAAATCTGATGGATAAGATTATGCCGGATTTTGTCACTGCTCACTTGACTCACGTACAGGGGTCCACACGATCACGCTCACCGGCCGCCTCCGCGAGTAAAGCAAACACAAGATGGCGGGTGACGTACGTCATCTCCAATCTTCACCGAGGACTCAGGCTACTATCGAAACGGCAGGcgcaataaaaaattaaaattaaaattaaaaaaaaaaaggaaaggtcAAGTTGGAATGGAATCCTCGTCACCGAACGCCCACAAGAAGAAACACGGATCTGGTCCCCGAATCAATCAAGGGCCGAGATATTACTATCAgttattctttatatatatatatatatatatatatatatatatatatatatccatccaATTAATCTCTAGATTTTTGTTATTATGTTGTTGAGAAGGTTGGTCGGTTGTCTCTTAGCTTTGGCATGCGATGTATATTCCGAGCCACCCCACCCATCAGCTCTTGAAGGGCCGCAATTAGGATAATGTTATCAAAAGCGAGGGTGGGAATGGAATGAGCTTCCTTTTTTTCCGTTTAATTTACACCAACTTGTACTTGAATAATTATTCAtccattttaaaattatcttttcatttatttttaaaagtgcTTTGCTATTGTATTAGATCCATGAAAACATGCTTAAATATTGTTACTCACATATCATCTTGCTTTTTGACAACGTAAGCGGTCAATAAAAGATCAATAAGCAAGGAAGGGAAACAACTATTAATAATAGATGGCCTGGATGACGTAGGCTTGACAGAGGGGCATTAGATGCCTAATAGTGGAGGCGACAAACACCATCAGTGATAATGATACATTGCTAAAAAAGATTAGTTTGACAGAGGTCAAACTTGAGAACTGGAAACTATAACTAACGGGTAATCGGCCATTGATTTAACAGGAGGAGACCGGAGACGGGTCATAATAATTAAAAAGTTTACAAAATCCATCTATATTTATCAAGGCTAACTTCAGGCGGTGGATCCAAGGCATCGCATACAGGTCAGGTCAGGTCAGGTCGGTGGCATCACATCAGAAGCCCAATCGAATAACGCTGCTTTTGCTTTGCCTGACGCTGCGCACCGCCTGGACATTAATTACCCATGCACCACGGCCGCGCGCTACTTCTTTTCGATCCAAAACAATCAAAATCTCCAAGTTGCGACGCCACTGGTTCCTCCCCTTtcctatcttcttcttcttctgcagCATCTTCCTCCATCATCCCATGCCCATCGACGGATTTCTTCCTGATTCCCCAAGACCGTCGATTCGCCCCGTCTTCGTgataaaaagagagagaaaaggaaGGAAGAAGGTTCGGTGCGCAAGTAGCAGTAGCAGGGAGAGTGGAGAGGGGGTCCCGCCACCGAACGCGGCGGTGCGAGGCGCAAGTGAAGGCGGCGTGTTGGAATCAACTGCACCGCATGTATTGGCCATGGTAAAGCTAGCGAAGATTTATTTACAAACAAACAATCGCACCGCCTCAGCGCCCACCGCGCGGGAGACGGGATGCCTTCCCTTCCGCTGCAGTCGCGGCTCCTCCGCTTCGCCAAAGGCCGTTCACTTTCTCTCTCCACTACCCGACGGACTTCACCTCTCCCTATCTTCTTTGTTGCCGTCAAAAGGAATAGTGAAAGACGCAAGAGGTTTGGATAAGTATGACACATCGGAAGGCACTGCATCTTTTAGAAGGGCAGCTTAAATCTGGCGAATTAAGCAGAAAGAAATCGTCCCGTTAACTTATATGATTTTTCTGGAGACGATTCATAATTTTCCACCACATGGGGTGGTTAAAAATTGCAACTTGAGTCTTCGATTAAAATCCAGCAACTACAAGTTTAGATAGGTACAAGAAATAATTATTCCCATGTAGATAGGAAGCTAATTATGAGATATTATTATTTAGTGGATCAGGTTAAGGGCACTAATTATGTACCAAATGGTAGCATCCAGCCGGCTTGTTACCATAAAAAACCAGAATTAAAATATTAATCTGCGAGTCTCGCCGGCTATGGGCAACAGCAAAACTTTCGCCGGGATCAAAGCGGGTAGGGACGCGAGGGCGGGCAGTCTATGGAACCAACCGTCTTCAAACGAAGAGATTGAGAAGCCTCGGTTCGGCGGCGGGTGGGTCGCTTCCGGGGCTTTCGCCGCCGCTCGTCGTCACCGAACCCTCGGAGTTCATCGACGGTGTCCCTGGCCGCCAACTCCGCTTCTCGTCCCTCGCTCCCCCGAGCGGGGATGGAGGAACCAGACACAAGTCCAGATCGCACGACGGCGCTCCGTCTTCGTAGGATGGAACTGGCGCTTTCCGTCGCTTGAGCGTTGAGAAGGAAGAGAACCCTATTTTCGGAGGGGGGCTGAGGCCGTCTGCCTCAGGCGATGCCTCGTCGCAGTGACCCTCAGTCGCGAATTGCGACAGAGGGCGGAGCGCGCCGCCGAGGAGGACGGTCTCCACGGCTGCCTGGCAGAGATGCCAGTTGCCGGTCCCCAGTAGGCCCACGGCGCCGTTCACCGGGTTGATGGTCCGCCCGCATGCCTCGAACAGCAAGGATTGGAACAGAGCTGCAACCAAACCCGAGAAGTAGGCTGGTTACTTggggaagcaaaaaaaaaaaaaaaagggatcaAAAACCATGGAGTCGAGGGCACAAACCTGGGCGTTGTGAAGGGGGGACGGAGGAGATGAATGACATGAGGCCGGCGCGACCGAAGAACTTGGCGACGAAGACAGTGGCGTGCGCTTGAGCCTCGGCGGAGTCGATCCACTGGAGACAAGGCCGCAGCAGGCAGGAGTCGCTGCAGCCCTTGCGGAGAACTCTGCATCCGTTGCAGCTCATCTCCTTCGATCGCTCATCAACTACTACTCGATTCCAGGGCAGTCCTGTTCCCCTTCCTTCTGATTTCCAAattgattcaattttttttatataaaaaaaaataataatctgcTGTTGGAAACTTGGGCAACAAGAAATGGTGGAAACGAAGTCGGAAGAGTGGGGCAAGTGGCGAAGAGGGCAGTGGGGGAGTTATATATTGCTCACCGGGGGTTGGGTAACTCGAGCCTAGAGTTAAGTTGATGAAGGCCGGAGAAGAGGGAATGAGGGATGGGTTAGGGGGTAGTGCGGTTACCGCTTTGGGTGGAGTAGTGGGGTTGAGTCTAGATATTAAAGCGGTGGCGTTAGGTGTGTTCCAAAGTCCTGGGGTTTCGAGGGGCGGGCGGCTCCGTGTCTCCGCGGCTGGTCCCCCGTTTCCCACCGCCATCGGATCGCTTTCCTGATGGGCGTGGCGACTGATGCGCACCGCCTTTGTTCGatttgaaattgagaaattggaTGGTGGTCACTCGATTATTATTGTTATTCTTTTGTTCTCTGCTCCTAACTTTATTGATTGATGGGTAAATGCGATCTTTTTCTGTGAGGAGGTGGCCCGTGTCATAAGCCACTTCGACTTGTAGACTAGCCAATCATCTCTACACTAGCTTTATTTGTGCTCCATTAGCCTGGGATAGACGAAATATTAGTTTAAGGCTTTGGTTACCCAGTAAAACTCCTCCTGAGTCAAAATTTGAATAGATATGATACTAAAACAATTCATGtcaatttatttataatatttttgaaattcagagtaaattatttaatttattaaatttacatAATCATTTTTCATGTGCAATCATTCTTTAAATCGAATGTTTACTGATACGATACATAAAGGAGGGGTCTAATAAAATCAGGAAGTTAAAAATCAAGAATATATGACAGTCAAAAATCAAGAATATATTGCAGTCAAAAGTTAAGAAGACGTGACAATTAATAGTAAGGAGAATATGACGATCAGCAGTCAAGGAAAGACGGGAGTTAGACCACCTAGTGACATCAACTGCATAATTCCTGATCAGACATGGTCAGGGTAAATCCCAGATCTGAGACATAAGACGAAGTTTGGAATAGTAGCTGATATGCCCCTAACTGATCAAATTTCCCATAGCTCGGATTTTATAAATTAAGTGATTTCGGTATTTTTACTAAGACAACTCCTGACCGATTATTCAATGGTAAAATTGTGAAAGATGGAGTCCCTCGCTACAGTCTCGAATAGACTCGGTCGATTCATCACGACTCATCTTCTTTATCAAGGCCCAATCCTGATAGTGCATCTGAGCGGTCATCCCGAGTTATCTGTAACTAAACTTGGGCTGGACGGAAAGCACTAAGCGACAACAATATCAGAGTCATAACATCCTGTGCAGAGAATAACTACTCTACGCTAGGGAATATTTTAGTGGTTTgtcactccctgaaagtgaaatCTTCTTTCTATCAACAAGAGGTCGTCGTACATCCTCTCTCACCGAATAGGCCCTGACACTCGATATTCTCTGACaacgtcatataaaaagggaggtcctcttcctTGGCCAGGTACACATACATTTGCACTCGTCTTCAACAATTTTTTTCCTTCTATCGTACACTATTCCGGGGAAAAAGAACCTGACTTAAGAGCCTGCGCCGGAGATTTTTCCCTGGTCTCTAGTCTCTAACACTCCGTATATTTGTCTAAATGTTTGCAGAGTTTAAGTATCATCAGTTCCCATACTACAGACTATTGGGTTCAACGTGGGGGTTTACTTTTCCGACATGTATACACAATGTGTGACAAAGTTGTCTCTCCATCAATACCAACCTCATCTCTGTCATTTGGGATGAATTTTTGTACTTTGAACTTTGAACCAGTCATAAAATCTTTATAAAATCTTTATATGATTCTTCGTGGAATTTGCATTCTGAATTCCTATTTGCATTCAATACGAAGATAATTGGTGTGTGGAACTAATAGGCGTAAAGAATAAGGGGAGAATGAACAAAAGCTGGGGAATATCTCAGCATGAGTTACTGGAGTTCTATACTAGAACATGTATATATAGTTGCCTAGACGACATCGCTACGCCAATCACACTTGTCAGGCAAAATTATTCACACTTGTCCTTTGTTAACTTTTTAGCCATTTAGTTCGTGGAATCACGTcaccttgaattttttttttttttgagttactTTTGGATCAATTAGTTCTTGTAAGAAAGAGTTACTTTTGGATCTCTGCAAGAGGCGTGGCATCAATTATTGTTTTAGCTGCACTCGAACAACGATTTATTATTCTCTTGAGCAAGTAGGCACTTGAGAAGAGTTATCCGTGATTGGGATTCCAGCTACGTGGTGCAATCGGATGTATGTGTCGTAGTTCAGCGTTGATAACTCCATTTTTTGTATTCTATGTTTAAATTTTGAGCTTGATATTGGTGGTCAAAGATTTCTACCAGCTT contains:
- the LOC122028896 gene encoding LOB domain-containing protein 37-like, yielding MSCNGCRVLRKGCSDSCLLRPCLQWIDSAEAQAHATVFVAKFFGRAGLMSFISSVPPSQRPALFQSLLFEACGRTINPVNGAVGLLGTGNWHLCQAAVETVLLGGALRPLSQFATEGHCDEASPEADGLSPPPKIGFSSFSTLKRRKAPVPSYEDGAPSCDLDLCLVPPSPLGGARDEKRSWRPGTPSMNSEGSVTTSGGESPGSDPPAAEPRLLNLFV